A part of Periophthalmus magnuspinnatus isolate fPerMag1 chromosome 19, fPerMag1.2.pri, whole genome shotgun sequence genomic DNA contains:
- the tmem235b gene encoding transmembrane protein 235 isoform X2 encodes MKVPFGYLVIAAGVCGVLSFTFLATALGTDYWYIIEMNQVNTSDLEDMSSHSGLWSINEEMHSAIVVLLPLSLVLLLLGGICGLVSSLARSPILLTGTASYFFICSLLTLSGVILYIVYSYQALVETERLVGQEGLSYIRTSFGWSLALAWLSYSLELLTGVLLLLAARTPRLRHSSPSLA; translated from the exons ATGAAGGTACCCTTTGGTTATTTGGTAATTGCTGCCGGTGTCTGCGGGGTTCTGAGTTTCACATTCTTAGCCACGGCCCTTGGAACCGACTATTGGTACATTATTGAGATGAATCAAGTCAACACGAGCGACTTGGAGGACATGAGCTCCCACTCTGGGCTTTGGAGCATCAACGAAG AGATGCACAGCGCCATCGTGGTGCTCCTGCCTCTCAGCCTGGTTCTGTTGCTGCTCGGGGGCATCTGTGGATTGGTCAGCTCCCTGGCCCGTAGCCCCATCCTTCTCACTGGGACGGCATCCTACTTTTTCATCTGCA GCTTGCTGACACTGAGTGGAGTGATCTTGTACATAGTGTACTCATACCAGGCGCTGGTAGAGACAGAGAGGCTGGTGGGGCAGGAGGGTCTGTCCTATATACGCACGTCCTTTGGATGGTCTCTGGCTCTGGCCTGGCTCTCCTATAGCTTGGAACTGCTCACAGGGGTCCTGCTCCTGCTCGCCGCACGCACACCCAGACTGAGGCACAGCAGCCCCTCTCTGGCCTGA
- the tmem235b gene encoding transmembrane protein 235 isoform X1 yields the protein MKVPFGYLVIAAGVCGVLSFTFLATALGTDYWYIIEMNQVNTSDLEDMSSHSGLWSINEGGKTHTDSIDSFNTDYSKFSEAELQMLKMHSAIVVLLPLSLVLLLLGGICGLVSSLARSPILLTGTASYFFICSLLTLSGVILYIVYSYQALVETERLVGQEGLSYIRTSFGWSLALAWLSYSLELLTGVLLLLAARTPRLRHSSPSLA from the exons ATGAAGGTACCCTTTGGTTATTTGGTAATTGCTGCCGGTGTCTGCGGGGTTCTGAGTTTCACATTCTTAGCCACGGCCCTTGGAACCGACTATTGGTACATTATTGAGATGAATCAAGTCAACACGAGCGACTTGGAGGACATGAGCTCCCACTCTGGGCTTTGGAGCATCAACGAAG GTGGTAAAACGCACAcggactccatcgactctttcAACACAGACTATTCCAAGTTTTCTGAAGCGGAACTGCAGATGCTTA AGATGCACAGCGCCATCGTGGTGCTCCTGCCTCTCAGCCTGGTTCTGTTGCTGCTCGGGGGCATCTGTGGATTGGTCAGCTCCCTGGCCCGTAGCCCCATCCTTCTCACTGGGACGGCATCCTACTTTTTCATCTGCA GCTTGCTGACACTGAGTGGAGTGATCTTGTACATAGTGTACTCATACCAGGCGCTGGTAGAGACAGAGAGGCTGGTGGGGCAGGAGGGTCTGTCCTATATACGCACGTCCTTTGGATGGTCTCTGGCTCTGGCCTGGCTCTCCTATAGCTTGGAACTGCTCACAGGGGTCCTGCTCCTGCTCGCCGCACGCACACCCAGACTGAGGCACAGCAGCCCCTCTCTGGCCTGA